Within the Saccharopolyspora gloriosae genome, the region CACCTGGGTCATGGCCAACTGCGTGGTGCGCGACAACGAGATCTACGAAGAGTGGGTCCTCTACAACACCGCCGCGAAACTCCAGCAACTCGGCATCAACGTCGTCGACGCCGCCCGCACCTACGGCAACGAAGGCGGCATCGCACCCCTGACCGCCCGCCAATTCAGCGAACCCGTACGACTCGTCGGCGGCCGCAAACCCGAACCACTCCCGCTGCCCACCGGACGATTCGACGTCGAGCAAACCGTGCAGGCACTGTTCCACAACGTCTACAACCGCCGCGACCTCAGCATGTTCGACCGCGTCTACGCCGACGCCGTGCGCTGGCACGGCACCACCAACCGCACCGGCCGCAACCGCTCCGACGTGCGCGGCATGGCACGCTCCCTGCTCGCCACGTTCCCCGACCTCGGCGTCACCGTCGACGAGATCTACTGGATGGGCAACGACACCGACGGCTACAGCGCCTCCGTGCGCTGGTCCGGCACCGGAACCCACCGCGGCTACGGCCTCTACGGCACACCCACCGCCCGCCGCGCACACCTGTGGGGCATGTCCCAGCTGTACTTCTCCGGCGGACGCATCGTCGAAGAATGGTCCCTGTTCAACGAATTCGACGTCCTCGCCCAACTCCTCGCCGACGAACCCCCCGCACAACTCGGATGACCCACCCGTGACCCGAGTGCACTGCACCCAACTGGCCCCGCGCGTGGCCGACCTGCCGCACAACCGCGAACTGACGGCGGCGGCCGTGCGCGGGGCCGCCGCGCGCGGCGCCGACGTGATCGTGCTGCCCGAACTCGCCACCTCCGGCTACCGGCTCAACTCCGTGGCCGAAGCCGCCTCAGTCGCACTGACCCCGCACGACCCCCTGTTCACACAATGGGGCACAGCCGCCCCCGACTCCGTCGTCGTCGGCGGATTCTGCGAACTCGGAACCGACGGACGGCTCTACAACAGCGCCGCGATCCTCGACCGCGGCGAACTCATCGCCGTCTACCGCAAAACCCACCTGTGGGACGACGAAAAACTCCTGTTCACCCCCGGCCCCGAAGCACCACCGGTGCTCGACACCAGCCACGGCCGCATCGGCGCACTGATCTGCTACGACCTCGAATTCCCCGAACTCACCCGGAAACTCGCCCTCAACGGCGCAGAACTGCTCGCAGTACCGACCAACTGGCCACTGCAACCACGCCCCACCGGCGAACGCGCCCCCGAAGTCACCATCGCGATGGCCGCCGCACGCATCAACCACCTCGCCATCGCCTGCTGCGACCGCACCGGAACCGAACGCGACACCCACTTCACCGGCGCCACCACCCTCATCGACCAACACGGCTGGATCCGCGCCGAAGCCACCGACACCGGCACCGCCCACACCGACCTCGACCTCACCGCCTCCCGCAACAAACGACTCACCCCGCACGCCGACCTCCTCGCCGACCGCCGCCCCGAGCTCTACTGACCACACGAAAACGGCCCACCACACCGAATTCCACGGTCTGGTGGGCCGTTCCCGTCACGCCGTCAGTCGCCGCCCGGACCCGCGCGCAACGAACGAAACGTGCCCAGCAGGATGTGCGCGAGGTTGTAAACCACAAAATCCGCGTCCTCAACAGCACCCGCCTCAGCGCTGGACACGATGCTCATCACCGCCGACCCCGCCTCCCGAGCCCGCCGATGCACCTCGGCCTTCGCCCGCACCACAGCCGCATCCCCAGGCGGCACCCCCAGCGACACGGCCAGATCCGCCGGCCCCACCCACACCGCATCAAGCCCGTCCACCGCCACGATCTCCGCGGCGTGCTCCACACCCGCCGCCGTCTCCACCATCGCGATCACCACCACGTCCGCAGCGGCACGCACATGCTCCTGCGCAGTGACCGCGCCATAACGACCCGCCCTGCTGTAGGTCGCGAAACCACGCTCCCCGAACGGCGGATAATGCGCCGAACGCACCACCTCCACCGCCTCCCGCGCCGACTCCACATGCGGCACCACGATCCCCTCAGCACCAAGATCGAGCACCCGCAGCACCTGATTCGCATCCGCCCGACCCACCCGCACCAACACCGCAACACCGTGCGCCTGCGCCAACGCGATGTGCTGCTGCAACACCACCAGATCCGCCGGCCCGTGCTCGCAATCCACCAGCACGTAATCCAACCCGGCGATCCCCGACAACTCCACCAGCATCTCCGCCGGCAACCGCACGATCCCGCCGCGCAACCGGGCACCCGAACGCAACTTCGCCTTCAGCTTCATCGGCCCACCATCCCCGCGGACAGGTCGATGTCGGCGGCGCACAACCCCGGCATCGAAAGCATCGCCACCAACGCCGCACCCACCTCGTCCTCGGTCACCATCCGCCCCAACGCGGCCCGCGACACGAACTCGGCCTCCGCCCGCTCAACCGTCGTCCCGGCCCGCTCGGCCTCCAACCGGAAATTCCGCGCCATCCGCGGCCCCTCCACCGGACCCGGCGACAACGAATTCACCGCCACCCCGAGCGGACCGACCTCCGCCGCCAACGTCGTCGTCAACCCGAGCACCGCCATCTTCGACGCGCAATACGGCGAACGCCGAGCCAACGGACGCTTCCCCGACACCGAAGCCACGTTGACCACATCCCCGAAACCCCGCTCGATCATCGCGGGCAGCAGAACACGACACATCAAATACGTACCGCGCACATTCGCCGCGAACACCTCATCCCACTCACCCGGCCCGACATCCACGAGCGGCGCCACCGGCCCAGCGACCCCCGCGTTGTTCACCAGAATCGACACCCGCTCGTCACCGAGCCGCTCGACGAGACCCGCCACCGAACCCGGAGCGGCCACATCACAGACCACCGCCGAACCCGCACCGGGCAACCCCGCCACCGTCTCCTCCAACGACCCGAGCGTCCGGCCCACGGCGACCACCCGAACACCCTCCGCCGACAACGCCCGGCACATCGCCCGCCCCAGACCATTGCCACCGCCGGTCACCAACGCCGTACGCCCCGCCAACTCAGACATGATCGGCCCACTCCAAACCCGCGCCACCGAACTTCGCCGCCCGCACATCACCAGAGCGGGCATGCCCCTCGAACAACTCGACCCGCGCCGCACGACCGCACACCTCACCCAGCCGCGCACTCGCCGCCGAATCCACCACCTCCTGGTACGTCACCGTCTTC harbors:
- a CDS encoding ester cyclase, giving the protein MPTDHTIRVDSGHGADEPQRVPGERRQPMRGFEDTYTDIVDYIVRITHRIWEDQDVGYIYDTYSPGCRLHGDNGYTYGVEQLVDGTMQSINAFPDCRHYADDVIWAGDETQGFVTSHRAINIGHHTGPWRWGPPTGRKLDTWVMANCVVRDNEIYEEWVLYNTAAKLQQLGINVVDAARTYGNEGGIAPLTARQFSEPVRLVGGRKPEPLPLPTGRFDVEQTVQALFHNVYNRRDLSMFDRVYADAVRWHGTTNRTGRNRSDVRGMARSLLATFPDLGVTVDEIYWMGNDTDGYSASVRWSGTGTHRGYGLYGTPTARRAHLWGMSQLYFSGGRIVEEWSLFNEFDVLAQLLADEPPAQLG
- a CDS encoding nitrilase-related carbon-nitrogen hydrolase, whose translation is MTRVHCTQLAPRVADLPHNRELTAAAVRGAAARGADVIVLPELATSGYRLNSVAEAASVALTPHDPLFTQWGTAAPDSVVVGGFCELGTDGRLYNSAAILDRGELIAVYRKTHLWDDEKLLFTPGPEAPPVLDTSHGRIGALICYDLEFPELTRKLALNGAELLAVPTNWPLQPRPTGERAPEVTIAMAAARINHLAIACCDRTGTERDTHFTGATTLIDQHGWIRAEATDTGTAHTDLDLTASRNKRLTPHADLLADRRPELY
- a CDS encoding HpcH/HpaI aldolase/citrate lyase family protein — its product is MKLKAKLRSGARLRGGIVRLPAEMLVELSGIAGLDYVLVDCEHGPADLVVLQQHIALAQAHGVAVLVRVGRADANQVLRVLDLGAEGIVVPHVESAREAVEVVRSAHYPPFGERGFATYSRAGRYGAVTAQEHVRAAADVVVIAMVETAAGVEHAAEIVAVDGLDAVWVGPADLAVSLGVPPGDAAVVRAKAEVHRRAREAGSAVMSIVSSAEAGAVEDADFVVYNLAHILLGTFRSLRAGPGGD
- a CDS encoding SDR family NAD(P)-dependent oxidoreductase: MSELAGRTALVTGGGNGLGRAMCRALSAEGVRVVAVGRTLGSLEETVAGLPGAGSAVVCDVAAPGSVAGLVERLGDERVSILVNNAGVAGPVAPLVDVGPGEWDEVFAANVRGTYLMCRVLLPAMIERGFGDVVNVASVSGKRPLARRSPYCASKMAVLGLTTTLAAEVGPLGVAVNSLSPGPVEGPRMARNFRLEAERAGTTVERAEAEFVSRAALGRMVTEDEVGAALVAMLSMPGLCAADIDLSAGMVGR